A portion of the Pectobacterium brasiliense genome contains these proteins:
- a CDS encoding FecCD family ABC transporter permease: MGKVYTVRVGMVSRQIDRRTSAVALSLLLILLAVVFLSLSLGEVVLSPAQVMLALLGKADSGVHFIVNDLRLPRALLALLVGGALAISGLILQSIVRNPLASPDILGITSGASAAAVFFLSFLATAISQRWLPLAAMGGAWVTAIAIYLLAWKQGASPLRLVLVGVGLSAIMGAAVTMMLVFSPIGTTLTAYVWLTGSIYGAQWQHVSELAGWLLLGAPFLVGLARHVNVHELDDALACGVGQSVGRIRLALLTLSVALAGAAIAYAGAMAFVGLLAPHIAKKLASRSFPGLALVSALTGGLLVMVADLIGRTAFLPLDLPAGIFISVLGTPFFIYLLLRQRY; encoded by the coding sequence ATGGGTAAGGTGTATACCGTGCGCGTAGGAATGGTCTCGCGCCAGATTGATCGCCGCACGTCAGCAGTGGCGCTGTCGCTCCTGCTGATACTGTTAGCCGTCGTGTTCCTGTCGCTGTCGCTGGGTGAGGTAGTGCTATCTCCCGCGCAGGTGATGTTGGCGCTGTTGGGAAAAGCAGACAGCGGTGTGCATTTTATCGTCAATGACCTGCGTTTACCGCGCGCGCTGCTGGCGCTGTTGGTGGGCGGCGCGCTGGCGATATCCGGCCTGATCCTGCAAAGCATTGTGCGCAATCCGCTGGCCTCGCCGGATATTCTTGGGATTACCAGTGGCGCCTCAGCGGCGGCGGTATTCTTCCTCTCGTTTCTGGCGACGGCGATAAGCCAGCGTTGGTTGCCGCTGGCGGCAATGGGCGGGGCGTGGGTGACGGCGATCGCCATTTATCTGCTGGCCTGGAAGCAGGGCGCATCGCCGCTGCGGCTGGTACTGGTTGGCGTTGGGCTGTCCGCCATTATGGGCGCGGCGGTCACGATGATGCTGGTGTTTAGTCCGATAGGCACCACGCTGACGGCTTATGTGTGGCTGACGGGCAGTATTTATGGCGCGCAGTGGCAGCATGTGTCTGAGCTGGCGGGCTGGTTGCTGCTTGGTGCACCGTTTCTGGTGGGGCTGGCGAGACACGTTAACGTGCATGAGTTGGATGATGCGCTGGCCTGCGGCGTTGGGCAATCTGTTGGACGTATCCGACTCGCGCTGCTGACGCTGAGCGTCGCGCTGGCTGGGGCTGCCATTGCCTATGCAGGTGCGATGGCCTTTGTCGGCCTGCTGGCCCCGCATATCGCGAAAAAGTTGGCGAGCCGGTCATTCCCCGGATTGGCGCTGGTGTCGGCACTGACGGGCGGCTTATTGGTGATGGTGGCCGATTTGATTGGCCGCACGGCGTTCTTACCGCTGGATCTGCCTGCCGGTATTTTTATCTCCGTGCTCGGGACGCCTTTCTTTATCTATTTATTGCTTCGGCAACGTTATTGA
- a CDS encoding IucA/IucC family C-terminal-domain containing protein: MSANRLTAPQWAMLSGTLQLTDAAQRAGQESCPSRRVLDPEYCRWLLETLTPPLLSPSIKITASLLAKRIGFLTTAASLYAMSVYNKGLNMTLDNSVLEFGHARLWTSTMPLYDLTVSHPELGQRDVWRDSLFDTLFAQHLSPILHTLSTVSGAPLRILWENVAVRVFSLYEQRIEWDDPAAECSPGMTLAQQVQQDFDALLAAPGERFGCDGNPLKPFFRAKTRVPVAGRSVSFRDVRFRRTCCFYYKASQPQEYCQNCPLLRPAKKT; this comes from the coding sequence ATGTCGGCTAATCGCCTGACGGCACCGCAGTGGGCGATGCTCTCCGGCACGCTGCAATTAACGGATGCTGCACAGCGAGCAGGGCAGGAGAGTTGCCCGAGCCGTAGGGTGTTGGATCCTGAGTATTGCCGCTGGCTTCTGGAAACGCTGACGCCGCCGCTGCTGTCGCCATCAATCAAGATTACCGCTTCGCTGCTGGCGAAGCGGATTGGTTTCTTAACCACGGCCGCCAGCCTGTACGCCATGTCGGTGTATAACAAAGGGCTGAACATGACGCTGGATAACAGCGTGCTGGAATTCGGACACGCTCGTCTGTGGACATCGACCATGCCGCTTTACGATCTCACCGTCTCCCATCCGGAATTGGGACAACGAGACGTGTGGCGCGATAGCCTGTTCGACACGCTGTTTGCTCAACACCTGTCGCCGATCCTGCATACGCTATCGACGGTGTCGGGCGCGCCGCTGCGCATTCTGTGGGAAAACGTCGCGGTACGGGTATTTTCATTATACGAACAGCGCATTGAGTGGGACGATCCGGCGGCGGAGTGCTCGCCGGGAATGACGCTGGCACAGCAGGTGCAGCAGGACTTTGATGCTTTGCTGGCTGCGCCCGGCGAACGTTTCGGCTGTGATGGTAATCCGCTGAAACCGTTCTTTCGTGCGAAAACGCGGGTTCCCGTCGCGGGGCGTTCGGTGAGCTTTCGTGACGTGCGCTTTCGCCGCACCTGCTGTTTTTATTACAAGGCATCGCAGCCGCAGGAATACTGCCAAAATTGTCCATTACTGCGCCCCGCTAAAAAAACGTAG
- a CDS encoding epoxyqueuosine reductase QueH: MSNVKTAEFKRPQLSLPNSADKLLLHSCCAPCSGEVMEAITASGIDYTIFFYNPNIHPQREYLIRKEENIRFAEQHNVPFIDADYDTDNWFERAKGMEWEPERGIRCTMCFDMRFERTALYAAENGFSVISSSLGISRWKNMQQITECGQNAAQKYPGITYWDYNWRKGGGSSRMIEISKRERFYQQEYCGCIYSLRDSNKHRKSQGRDIIRIGKLYYGDETE; this comes from the coding sequence ATGTCGAATGTCAAAACCGCAGAATTTAAACGCCCGCAGCTTTCACTGCCCAACAGCGCAGACAAACTGCTGCTGCATTCCTGCTGCGCGCCCTGCTCAGGTGAAGTCATGGAAGCCATCACCGCTTCTGGCATTGATTACACCATTTTCTTTTATAACCCCAATATCCACCCCCAGCGTGAATACCTGATCCGCAAAGAGGAAAATATCCGTTTCGCCGAACAGCATAACGTGCCTTTCATCGATGCGGATTACGATACGGATAACTGGTTCGAGCGCGCTAAAGGCATGGAATGGGAACCGGAACGCGGCATTCGCTGCACCATGTGTTTTGATATGCGCTTCGAGCGCACAGCGCTGTACGCCGCAGAAAACGGCTTTAGCGTTATTTCCAGTTCACTGGGGATTTCACGCTGGAAAAACATGCAACAGATTACCGAATGCGGACAGAACGCTGCGCAGAAATATCCCGGCATCACCTACTGGGATTACAACTGGCGCAAGGGCGGCGGCTCGTCGCGCATGATCGAAATCAGCAAACGCGAACGTTTCTATCAGCAGGAGTATTGCGGCTGCATTTATTCCCTGCGCGATTCCAATAAGCATCGCAAATCACAGGGGCGCGATATTATCCGCATCGGTAAGCTGTATTACGGTGATGAAACCGAATAA
- the rhlE gene encoding ATP-dependent RNA helicase RhlE, with protein sequence MSFDSLGLSADILRAIDEQGYRDPTPVQRQAIPVVLEGRDLMASAQTGTGKTAGFTLPLLQLLTSREAQHKGKGRRPVRALILTPTRELAAQIDENVKAYSKYLSLRSLVVFGGVSINPQMMKLRGGVDILVATPGRLLDLEHQRAVDLSQVEILVLDEADRMLDMGFIHDIRRVLAKLPAKRQNLLFSATFSDEIKALANKLLTNPASVEVVRRNTPSELVTQHVHFVDKRRKRELLSQLIGENNWQQVLVFTRTKHGANHLAELLEKDGITAAAIHGNKSQGARTRALANFKDGSIRVLVATDIAARGLDIDQLPHVVNYELPNVPEDYVHRIGRTGRAEATGEALSLVCVDEHKLLRDIERLLKREIPRIAIEGYEPDPSIKAEPIVNGRQGNRGGGGARNASPRAQSGAPRGQGERRPADGNRQPRKAGGNSDSPWGSGGKGNGGKSSGEGQRRAPRPQNRSKPADK encoded by the coding sequence ATGTCATTTGATTCTCTCGGCCTGAGTGCCGATATTCTGCGCGCGATTGACGAGCAGGGTTATCGCGATCCTACTCCTGTTCAGCGTCAGGCGATTCCTGTCGTGCTGGAAGGGCGCGATTTAATGGCCAGCGCACAAACTGGTACGGGTAAAACAGCGGGCTTTACGCTGCCGTTATTACAATTGCTGACCAGCCGTGAAGCTCAGCACAAAGGGAAAGGCCGCCGTCCGGTACGTGCGCTGATCCTGACGCCAACCCGTGAGTTGGCTGCGCAGATTGATGAAAATGTGAAGGCGTATAGCAAGTATCTGAGCCTGCGTTCACTGGTCGTATTTGGTGGGGTGAGCATTAACCCACAGATGATGAAACTGCGTGGTGGCGTAGATATTCTGGTGGCAACGCCGGGGCGTCTGCTCGATCTGGAACATCAGCGTGCCGTTGACCTGTCACAGGTTGAAATTCTGGTGCTGGATGAAGCGGACCGTATGCTGGATATGGGCTTCATTCACGACATTCGCCGAGTGCTGGCGAAGCTGCCTGCTAAACGTCAAAACCTGCTGTTCTCCGCGACCTTCTCTGATGAGATCAAAGCGCTGGCGAACAAGCTGCTGACTAATCCCGCCTCGGTTGAAGTCGTGCGTCGTAATACGCCGTCTGAACTGGTTACACAGCACGTGCATTTTGTTGATAAGCGCCGCAAGCGTGAACTGTTGTCGCAGCTGATTGGTGAAAATAACTGGCAGCAGGTGCTGGTCTTTACCCGCACCAAGCACGGCGCTAACCATCTGGCTGAACTGCTGGAAAAAGACGGCATTACCGCCGCCGCTATCCACGGTAATAAAAGTCAGGGGGCGCGTACGCGTGCACTGGCAAACTTTAAAGACGGCAGCATTCGCGTGCTGGTGGCGACGGATATCGCCGCGCGTGGTCTGGATATCGACCAACTGCCGCACGTGGTGAACTATGAGCTGCCAAACGTGCCGGAAGATTACGTTCACCGTATCGGTCGTACCGGTCGTGCGGAAGCGACGGGCGAAGCGCTGTCGCTGGTCTGTGTGGATGAGCACAAACTGCTGCGCGACATCGAGCGTCTGTTGAAGCGTGAGATTCCACGTATCGCTATCGAAGGCTACGAGCCGGATCCGTCCATCAAGGCCGAACCGATTGTGAATGGTCGTCAGGGCAACCGTGGCGGCGGCGGTGCGCGTAACGCCTCTCCTCGCGCACAGTCTGGTGCACCACGCGGTCAGGGCGAACGCCGTCCGGCCGACGGCAATCGTCAGCCGCGTAAAGCGGGCGGTAATAGCGATAGTCCGTGGGGTTCTGGCGGAAAAGGGAATGGCGGCAAGAGTAGTGGCGAAGGCCAACGCCGCGCGCCGCGTCCGCAAAACCGCAGTAAGCCAGCGGACAAGTAA
- a CDS encoding DMT family transporter, with amino-acid sequence MNTLLYFSVVLIWGTTWIAISLQHGEVAAEISVFWRFALASAILLTFLALTRRLRPLSSRAHLLCMVQGLCVFGVNFLCFYHAIAWISSGLESIIFSMAVLFNAFNSRIFFGQPLTRNVAIATPLGLIGIVALFWHDLMQIDAQPYLLWGVGLSILGTYCFSLGNMISAQHQRQGRDILTTNGWGMGYGALWMGLFSLIQGYSFAPEYSASYLGSLFYLAIFGSVIGFGAYFSLIGRIGASQAAYTTLLFPLVALSISTLFEDYQWRPNALIGLLLILAGNAVMFYRPRHPTAQPATAK; translated from the coding sequence ATGAATACCTTACTCTATTTTTCTGTCGTCCTGATTTGGGGCACGACCTGGATCGCGATTAGCCTGCAACACGGCGAGGTCGCTGCCGAAATCTCCGTTTTCTGGCGCTTTGCGCTGGCATCGGCCATCTTGCTAACGTTTCTGGCCCTGACGCGCCGTCTGCGTCCACTTTCGTCACGCGCTCACTTGCTGTGTATGGTACAAGGGCTATGCGTATTCGGCGTCAACTTTCTCTGTTTTTACCACGCCATCGCCTGGATTTCGAGCGGATTGGAATCCATCATTTTTTCGATGGCGGTACTGTTTAACGCCTTTAATAGCCGTATTTTCTTCGGCCAGCCGTTAACACGTAACGTGGCGATCGCCACACCGCTCGGGCTGATCGGCATCGTCGCGCTGTTCTGGCATGACCTGATGCAAATCGACGCGCAGCCCTATTTGCTGTGGGGCGTGGGATTGAGCATTCTGGGCACCTACTGCTTCTCGCTCGGCAATATGATTAGCGCCCAGCACCAGCGACAAGGCCGTGACATACTGACGACCAACGGCTGGGGCATGGGATATGGTGCGCTGTGGATGGGGTTGTTCAGCCTGATTCAGGGGTATAGCTTCGCACCGGAGTACAGCGCCAGCTATCTGGGTTCCCTGTTCTATCTGGCTATCTTTGGTTCAGTCATCGGCTTCGGTGCCTACTTCAGCCTGATCGGTCGCATCGGTGCCAGTCAGGCGGCGTATACCACGCTGCTCTTTCCGCTGGTGGCACTGTCGATTTCGACACTATTTGAAGACTACCAGTGGCGGCCCAACGCGCTTATCGGCCTGCTGCTGATTCTGGCGGGCAACGCGGTGATGTTCTATCGTCCACGCCATCCGACCGCGCAGCCTGCCACGGCGAAATAA
- a CDS encoding helix-turn-helix domain-containing protein, whose translation MHRYKAFDTMLHHKTELRDTVELTSGVRLAAWFNRHDRVTMENTEHHTLSLYTAGGYESYHKTADGWHNGGGPDRFCLMPKQSSSTWDIRGDLDFVHLYFDDTHLRQLAEQTWDRSPASICTEERIFGSDPLITSLYRQFLLSNRWDDSANQLVLSSAATLLMIQVLRGYTQLQWELPTVRGGLAPSVLQRSKMQIEAHLDQPLTLQTLAAEAGLSEFHFARMFRQSVGMAPHQYVLKQRLARAEALVRHGTQPITDIALACGFSSASHLSHQFKKEYGLTPSALRLAQK comes from the coding sequence ATGCATCGTTATAAAGCGTTCGATACCATGCTGCATCATAAAACCGAGCTGCGCGACACCGTCGAGCTGACCTCCGGCGTGCGGCTGGCCGCATGGTTTAACCGCCACGATCGCGTCACGATGGAAAACACTGAACACCATACGCTCAGCCTTTATACCGCCGGTGGCTATGAGAGCTATCATAAAACAGCGGATGGCTGGCATAACGGCGGTGGGCCGGATCGTTTCTGCCTGATGCCGAAACAAAGCTCGTCGACCTGGGACATTCGTGGCGACCTCGATTTTGTGCACCTGTATTTTGACGATACGCACTTGCGGCAACTGGCCGAGCAAACCTGGGATCGCAGTCCGGCATCAATCTGCACGGAAGAGCGGATATTTGGTAGCGATCCGTTGATTACCTCGCTGTATCGGCAATTTCTGCTCAGCAATCGCTGGGACGACTCGGCGAACCAGCTTGTGCTGAGTAGCGCCGCAACGCTGTTGATGATTCAAGTGCTGCGTGGCTACACCCAGTTGCAGTGGGAACTGCCGACGGTGCGCGGCGGACTGGCGCCCTCGGTACTGCAGCGCAGCAAGATGCAAATTGAGGCACATCTCGATCAGCCGCTGACGCTACAGACGCTGGCGGCGGAAGCGGGGCTTAGCGAGTTTCACTTTGCACGCATGTTTCGCCAGAGTGTGGGAATGGCACCGCATCAGTATGTGCTGAAACAGCGGCTGGCCCGTGCGGAAGCGCTTGTGCGCCACGGTACGCAGCCGATCACGGACATTGCGCTGGCCTGCGGGTTCAGTTCCGCCAGCCACCTAAGCCACCAATTCAAAAAAGAATATGGTTTGACACCGTCGGCGCTGAGGCTGGCGCAGAAATAG
- a CDS encoding ABC transporter substrate-binding protein, with the protein MKKAGIKLTLAALTLAVASAASANTLVYCSEGSPENFNPQLYTSGTSVDASAVPIYNRLVDFKVGTTELVPSLAERWDISADGRVYTFHLRKGVKFQSNKYFKPSRDFTADDVIFSFMRQKDPQHPYHSVSKGTYANFESLSFGSLIQSIEKVDDHTVRFTLSHAEAPFLADLAWYFASILSAEYADAMLKAGTPERVDMEPIGTGPFELAQYQKDSRILFKAFPAYWEGKAKLDRLIFTITPDASVRYAKLEKNECQVMPFPNPADLPRMKENKDIVLMQKAGLNTGFLSFNTQKAPTDNVKVRQALTMAINKPAIIEAVFQGTGTAAKNLLPPGVWSADSDLKDYDYDPEKAKALLKEAGLAEGTTIELWAMPVQRPYNPNARRMSEMIQADWAKVGVQAKIVTFEWGEYLKRVKGGEHQAALMGWTTATGDPDNFFGPLFTCTAANGGSNSAKWCYAPFDKIIIEARASQDHEQRIALYKQAQQMMHDQAPAVMIVHSTIFEPVRKEVTGYEVDPFGKHIFYQVDVKK; encoded by the coding sequence ATGAAAAAAGCAGGAATAAAATTGACTCTGGCAGCGTTGACGCTGGCGGTCGCTTCCGCGGCCTCGGCGAATACGCTGGTGTACTGCTCTGAAGGATCGCCGGAAAACTTTAACCCACAGCTTTACACCTCCGGCACCAGCGTGGATGCCAGCGCCGTGCCGATTTATAACCGTCTGGTGGATTTCAAAGTGGGCACCACGGAGCTGGTGCCGAGTCTGGCAGAGCGCTGGGACATCAGCGCCGATGGGCGAGTCTATACCTTCCATTTGCGCAAGGGTGTGAAATTCCAGAGCAATAAATACTTCAAACCTTCGCGTGATTTTACCGCCGACGACGTTATTTTCTCCTTCATGCGGCAAAAAGATCCGCAGCACCCTTACCACAGCGTCTCGAAAGGAACTTATGCCAATTTTGAAAGCTTGTCCTTTGGCTCGTTGATTCAGAGCATTGAGAAAGTGGATGACCACACGGTACGCTTTACGCTCTCTCATGCGGAAGCCCCGTTTCTGGCCGATTTAGCCTGGTATTTCGCGTCTATTCTCTCTGCGGAATATGCCGATGCGATGCTTAAAGCCGGGACGCCGGAGCGCGTGGACATGGAGCCGATTGGCACCGGGCCTTTTGAATTAGCGCAGTATCAGAAAGATTCCCGCATTCTGTTTAAGGCATTTCCAGCCTATTGGGAAGGCAAGGCCAAGCTGGATCGGCTGATTTTCACCATCACACCGGATGCCTCCGTGCGGTACGCCAAACTGGAGAAGAATGAGTGTCAGGTGATGCCGTTCCCTAATCCCGCCGACCTACCGCGTATGAAAGAAAACAAGGACATCGTGCTGATGCAAAAGGCCGGACTGAACACCGGCTTCCTGTCGTTCAATACCCAGAAAGCACCGACGGACAATGTGAAAGTGCGGCAGGCGTTAACGATGGCGATTAACAAGCCGGCGATTATCGAAGCCGTTTTCCAGGGAACCGGAACGGCGGCGAAAAACCTGCTGCCGCCGGGCGTCTGGAGCGCCGACAGTGACCTGAAAGACTATGACTACGATCCTGAAAAGGCGAAGGCGTTACTGAAAGAAGCCGGCTTGGCGGAAGGCACCACTATCGAACTGTGGGCGATGCCGGTACAGCGTCCGTACAATCCGAATGCTCGCCGCATGTCGGAGATGATTCAGGCGGACTGGGCGAAAGTCGGTGTGCAGGCCAAAATTGTCACCTTCGAGTGGGGCGAATACCTGAAAAGGGTGAAAGGCGGTGAGCATCAGGCGGCATTGATGGGTTGGACAACGGCAACGGGCGATCCTGATAACTTCTTCGGGCCGCTCTTTACCTGTACGGCGGCTAACGGTGGCTCCAACTCGGCGAAATGGTGTTATGCGCCGTTTGATAAAATCATTATCGAAGCGCGCGCTTCACAGGATCACGAGCAGCGTATTGCTTTGTACAAGCAGGCGCAGCAGATGATGCACGATCAGGCTCCGGCCGTCATGATTGTGCATTCCACCATATTTGAACCCGTGCGTAAGGAAGTGACCGGGTATGAGGTCGACCCGTTCGGTAAGCATATTTTCTATCAGGTAGACGTGAAGAAGTAA
- the pepT gene encoding peptidase T, which produces MTDSLAHQLSTRFYRYLAVTSQSDASSTTLPSTPEQHEIARLLADELRALGLQDVVIDEHATVTAVKPGNCPSAPRIGFITHIDTVDVGLSPHIHPQTLRFTGEDLCLNAEQNIWLRTAEHPEILPYVGQDIIFSDGTSVLGADNKAAVTVVMTLMENLTDATPHGDIVVAFVPDEEIGLRGAKALDLKRFDVDFAYTIDCCELGEVVYENFNAASAEIRFTGVPAHPMSAKGVLVNPLLMAHDFISQFDRQQTPEHTEGREGYVWFNDLTANANEAKLKASIRDFDLATFEQRKQQIATIAEKIAAQYPTGSVTYTLTDIYSNISNAITDDRRAIDLLFAALDTLGIEPKVTPMRGGTDGAALSAKGLLTPNFFTGAHNFHSRFEFLPVPSFVKSYEVALNLCLLAAK; this is translated from the coding sequence ATGACAGACAGTCTGGCTCACCAGCTCAGCACGCGTTTTTACCGTTACCTCGCCGTCACCAGCCAAAGCGATGCCAGTTCGACAACGCTGCCCAGCACACCGGAACAGCATGAGATAGCGCGATTGCTGGCGGATGAGCTGAGAGCGCTGGGCCTACAGGATGTGGTGATTGATGAGCACGCCACCGTGACGGCCGTGAAACCGGGTAACTGTCCGTCCGCACCGCGCATCGGTTTTATTACGCATATCGATACGGTTGACGTCGGCCTGTCGCCGCATATTCACCCGCAAACGCTGCGTTTTACCGGTGAAGATCTGTGTCTGAATGCCGAACAGAACATCTGGCTACGCACGGCGGAACACCCGGAAATTCTGCCGTATGTTGGGCAGGACATTATTTTTAGCGACGGCACCAGCGTACTCGGCGCGGACAACAAGGCCGCCGTTACCGTGGTGATGACGCTGATGGAAAATCTGACCGACGCGACGCCGCACGGCGATATCGTGGTAGCCTTCGTGCCGGATGAAGAAATTGGGCTGCGTGGGGCGAAAGCGCTCGATCTCAAACGCTTCGATGTTGATTTTGCCTACACCATCGACTGCTGCGAGCTGGGTGAAGTGGTGTATGAGAACTTCAATGCGGCTTCCGCAGAAATTCGCTTTACCGGTGTGCCCGCGCACCCGATGTCGGCGAAAGGCGTGCTGGTTAATCCGTTGCTCATGGCACATGACTTTATCAGCCAGTTCGATCGCCAGCAGACGCCAGAGCACACAGAGGGACGCGAGGGCTATGTCTGGTTTAACGACCTGACGGCGAACGCCAATGAAGCGAAGCTCAAAGCGTCTATCCGCGATTTTGATTTAGCCACGTTTGAACAGCGGAAGCAGCAGATTGCCACAATCGCAGAGAAGATAGCCGCGCAGTACCCGACTGGCAGCGTGACCTATACCCTCACCGATATCTACAGCAATATCAGCAACGCCATCACCGACGATCGCCGCGCGATCGACCTGCTGTTTGCCGCACTGGACACGCTGGGCATTGAACCCAAAGTAACGCCAATGCGCGGCGGCACGGACGGCGCGGCGCTATCCGCCAAAGGATTGCTGACGCCGAACTTCTTTACCGGTGCGCACAATTTCCATTCGCGCTTTGAGTTTTTACCCGTGCCGTCATTTGTGAAATCGTATGAAGTGGCGCTAAATTTATGCCTGCTGGCGGCGAAATAA
- the dusC gene encoding tRNA dihydrouridine(16) synthase DusC — translation MRVLLAPMEGVLDSLVRELLTEVNDYDLCITEFLRVVDQCLPVKSFYRLCPELHHASRTPSGTLVRVQLLGQYPQWLAENAARAVELGSYGVDLNCGCPSKLVNGSGGGATLLKDPELIYQGAKAMREAVPAHLPVTVKIRLGWDSGARQFEIADAVQQAGATELAVHGRTKEDGYKAECINWLAIGEIRQRLRIPVIANGEIWDWQSAQDCMATTGCDAMMIGRGALNVPNLSRVIKYNEPRMPWPEVMLLLQKYVQLEKQGDTGLYHVARIKQWLGYLRKEYDDATELFSEIRTLKTSADIARVIGEP, via the coding sequence ATGCGTGTTCTGCTTGCCCCGATGGAAGGGGTTCTCGACTCATTAGTGCGAGAACTGCTGACTGAAGTAAATGATTACGACCTGTGCATCACCGAATTTTTACGCGTGGTGGATCAGTGTCTGCCGGTTAAATCCTTTTATCGCCTTTGCCCGGAGTTACACCATGCCAGCCGCACGCCGTCTGGTACGCTGGTGCGCGTACAGCTGCTGGGACAATATCCGCAGTGGCTGGCGGAAAATGCGGCGCGGGCGGTAGAACTGGGCTCATATGGTGTCGATCTCAACTGCGGTTGCCCGTCGAAGCTGGTGAACGGCAGCGGGGGCGGGGCGACGCTGTTGAAAGATCCCGAGCTGATTTATCAGGGCGCAAAAGCGATGCGTGAGGCGGTGCCTGCGCATTTGCCGGTCACGGTGAAAATCCGACTGGGCTGGGATTCCGGCGCTCGCCAGTTTGAGATTGCTGACGCGGTGCAGCAGGCAGGAGCGACTGAACTGGCCGTGCATGGCCGCACGAAGGAAGATGGTTATAAAGCCGAGTGCATTAACTGGCTGGCAATAGGGGAAATCCGCCAGCGATTGCGGATCCCGGTGATTGCCAATGGCGAAATCTGGGACTGGCAGAGCGCACAGGACTGTATGGCGACGACGGGCTGCGACGCGATGATGATTGGGCGGGGCGCGCTGAATGTGCCGAACCTGAGCCGCGTGATTAAGTATAACGAACCGCGTATGCCGTGGCCGGAGGTCATGCTGCTGCTACAAAAGTATGTGCAGTTGGAAAAGCAGGGCGACACGGGACTGTATCACGTCGCGCGGATCAAACAGTGGCTCGGCTATTTGCGTAAAGAGTACGACGACGCCACCGAGTTATTCAGCGAGATCCGCACGTTGAAGACCTCAGCAGATATTGCCCGTGTGATTGGTGAGCCATAA
- a CDS encoding ABC transporter ATP-binding protein, which translates to MPENVQPTHVPPPDREAIASQSLTLSYEKQVVIDALDITLPAQKISVLVGSNGCGKSTLLKSFARLLKPTSGTIIVNGEDIHRQSTVEVAKSLAILPQTPTAPEGLTVYQLVKMGRYPHQSWLKQWSATDEEKVLQALRSTGVLALKDRAVDSLSGGQRQRVWIAMTLAQDTDIVLLDEPTTYLDLAHQMEVLDLLRELNTQQHKTIVMVLHDLNLACRYAHHMVAVHNRTVFAQGNPRDILTEATVKRVFNLNCRIIDDPFFGTPLCIPFGRGAAETAADVG; encoded by the coding sequence ATGCCAGAGAATGTGCAGCCAACACACGTCCCCCCACCTGACCGCGAGGCGATTGCCAGCCAGTCGCTGACGCTGAGTTACGAAAAACAGGTCGTGATTGATGCGCTGGATATCACGCTGCCAGCTCAGAAAATTTCGGTGCTGGTGGGCAGTAACGGCTGTGGCAAGAGCACGTTACTGAAGTCGTTTGCCCGCCTGCTGAAACCCACGAGCGGGACGATTATTGTTAACGGGGAGGATATTCATCGGCAATCCACCGTTGAGGTGGCGAAGTCACTGGCGATTCTTCCGCAAACGCCGACCGCGCCGGAAGGCCTGACGGTCTATCAACTGGTGAAGATGGGGCGCTATCCGCATCAGTCATGGTTGAAGCAGTGGTCGGCCACGGATGAAGAAAAAGTGCTTCAGGCGTTGCGCAGCACCGGCGTACTGGCGTTAAAGGATCGCGCAGTGGATTCGCTGTCCGGCGGGCAGCGCCAACGCGTCTGGATCGCGATGACGCTGGCACAGGATACCGATATCGTCCTGCTGGATGAACCGACGACCTATCTCGATCTGGCGCATCAGATGGAGGTGCTGGATTTGCTGCGGGAACTGAACACGCAGCAGCACAAAACCATCGTGATGGTGCTGCATGATCTGAATCTGGCGTGTCGCTATGCCCATCACATGGTGGCCGTACACAACCGGACGGTATTTGCGCAGGGCAACCCGCGTGACATTCTCACGGAAGCCACGGTAAAGAGGGTGTTTAACCTGAACTGTCGCATCATTGACGATCCGTTCTTCGGTACGCCGCTGTGTATTCCGTTTGGACGTGGAGCGGCGGAGACTGCGGCCGATGTCGGCTAA